A window of Cellulomonas fimi contains these coding sequences:
- a CDS encoding DEAD/DEAH box helicase — MVSRRRRPSSGPGPSTVSAEPSPAERYAAARRRAETERGELAQFRELLSFPLDDFQAEACAALERGSGVLVAAPTGAGKTVVGEFAVHLALAAGRKAFYTTPIKALSNQKYGDLVRRYGPERVGLLTGDTTINGEAPVVVMTTEVLRNMLYAGSQTLAGLGFVVMDEVHYLADRFRGPVWEEVIIHLPDDVQLVSLSATVSNAEEFGDWLATVRGDTTVVVSEHRPVPLGQHVLVRGDLLDLYAGHVDPTDPGVDPPINPDLVQLLRRGERSEGPGRRGPGDRGYRGRGGHRPGGGSVLGRPTPRFAVVDALDKDDLLPAIVFIFSRAGCEAAVQQCLAAGVRLTGPAEQATIRQIVEERCAAVPPEDLDVLGYWDLLDALSRGVAAHHAGMLPLFKETVEDLFSRGLVKVVFATETLALGINMPARSVVLEKLVKWDGSSHVDVTPGEYTQLTGRAGRRGIDTEGHAVVVAHSGLDPVQLAGLASKRLYPLRSSFRPTYNMAVNLVAQVGRDRAREVLETSFAQFQADRGVVGLARQAQSHAEALDGYAEAMRCHLGDFAEYARIRRDITRLERDQSRAAAAARRADVARSLEGLRVGDVLEIPVGRRSGHAVVIDPGGAGGFDGPRPTVLTTDRQVRRLTVADVGTGARTVGHLRVPKGFSARVPAARRELAAALRSSLSSGAVGDGDPRGDHRPGARRGRPPRHTAAQDDAQIAELRRRLRAHPCHACPDRDEHARWAERWDRLRGEHDALVRRIEGRTGSIAAVFDRICDVLVRLGYLDRADGTLHVTDDGRWLRRLYAENDLLLAECLRRGTFDELDPPGLAAAVSTLVFRSRREDQGEPRVPGGPASRLGVALDGTLRAWSELEDLEAEHRLETTVPLDLGLVEAVHRWAAGRSLDAVLRGGELSAGDFVRWCKQVIDVLDQVAQAAPHERTRTTARRAVDAVRRGVVAYSSV, encoded by the coding sequence GTGGTGTCACGCAGGCGTCGTCCGTCCTCCGGTCCCGGCCCGTCGACGGTGTCGGCCGAGCCGTCGCCCGCCGAGCGGTACGCGGCGGCCCGGCGTCGCGCGGAGACGGAGCGCGGTGAGCTCGCGCAGTTCCGCGAGCTGCTGAGCTTCCCCCTCGACGACTTCCAGGCCGAGGCGTGCGCGGCCCTGGAGCGCGGCAGCGGCGTCCTCGTCGCGGCGCCGACGGGCGCGGGCAAGACGGTCGTGGGGGAGTTCGCCGTCCACCTCGCCCTCGCGGCCGGCCGGAAGGCGTTCTACACGACGCCGATCAAGGCGCTGTCGAACCAGAAGTACGGCGACCTCGTGCGGCGGTACGGGCCCGAGCGTGTCGGCCTGCTCACGGGCGACACGACCATCAACGGGGAGGCGCCCGTCGTCGTCATGACGACCGAGGTGCTGCGCAACATGCTGTACGCCGGGTCGCAGACCCTCGCAGGGCTGGGCTTCGTCGTGATGGACGAGGTGCACTACCTCGCCGACCGGTTCCGCGGGCCGGTCTGGGAGGAGGTCATCATCCACCTGCCCGACGACGTGCAGCTCGTCTCGCTGTCGGCGACGGTCTCGAACGCGGAGGAGTTCGGCGACTGGCTCGCGACCGTCCGCGGCGACACGACGGTGGTCGTGAGCGAGCACCGTCCCGTGCCGCTCGGGCAGCACGTCCTCGTGCGCGGCGACCTGCTCGACCTCTACGCGGGCCACGTCGACCCGACGGACCCCGGCGTCGACCCGCCGATCAACCCGGACCTCGTCCAGCTGCTGCGGCGCGGCGAGCGCTCCGAGGGTCCGGGCCGCCGCGGGCCGGGCGACCGCGGCTACCGGGGGCGCGGCGGGCACCGCCCGGGCGGCGGGTCCGTGCTCGGCCGCCCGACGCCCCGGTTCGCGGTCGTCGACGCGCTCGACAAGGACGACCTGCTGCCCGCGATCGTGTTCATCTTCTCGCGCGCCGGGTGCGAGGCGGCGGTGCAGCAGTGCCTCGCCGCGGGGGTGCGCCTCACCGGGCCCGCGGAGCAGGCGACGATCCGGCAGATCGTCGAGGAGCGTTGCGCCGCCGTGCCGCCCGAGGACCTCGACGTCCTCGGGTACTGGGACCTCCTCGACGCGCTCAGCCGCGGTGTCGCCGCACACCACGCGGGCATGCTGCCGCTGTTCAAGGAGACCGTCGAGGACCTGTTCTCGCGCGGGCTGGTGAAGGTCGTGTTCGCGACCGAGACGCTCGCGCTCGGCATCAACATGCCCGCCCGCTCCGTGGTGCTCGAGAAGCTCGTCAAGTGGGACGGGTCCAGCCACGTCGACGTGACCCCCGGCGAGTACACGCAGCTCACGGGCCGCGCGGGACGCCGCGGGATCGACACCGAGGGGCACGCCGTCGTCGTCGCGCACTCCGGCCTCGACCCGGTGCAGCTCGCCGGGCTCGCGTCGAAGCGCCTGTACCCCCTGCGGTCGAGCTTCCGGCCCACGTACAACATGGCCGTCAACCTCGTCGCCCAGGTCGGCCGCGACCGCGCCCGCGAGGTGCTCGAGACGTCGTTCGCGCAGTTCCAGGCGGACCGCGGCGTCGTCGGGCTCGCCCGGCAGGCGCAGTCCCACGCCGAGGCGCTCGACGGATACGCCGAGGCGATGCGCTGCCACCTCGGCGACTTCGCGGAGTACGCGCGCATCCGCCGCGACATCACCCGCCTGGAACGCGACCAGTCGCGTGCCGCCGCCGCCGCGCGCCGCGCCGACGTCGCGCGCTCGCTCGAGGGGCTGCGCGTCGGCGACGTGCTCGAGATCCCCGTGGGGCGGCGCTCCGGCCACGCCGTCGTCATCGACCCGGGCGGCGCCGGCGGGTTCGACGGCCCGCGCCCGACCGTCCTCACGACCGACCGGCAGGTGCGGCGCCTCACCGTCGCCGACGTCGGCACCGGCGCCCGCACCGTCGGCCACCTCCGGGTCCCCAAGGGCTTCAGCGCCCGTGTGCCCGCCGCCCGACGCGAGCTCGCCGCCGCGCTGCGGTCGTCGCTGTCGTCCGGCGCGGTCGGTGACGGCGACCCCCGGGGCGACCACCGCCCCGGTGCGCGACGCGGACGACCGCCCCGGCACACCGCCGCGCAGGACGACGCGCAGATCGCCGAGCTGCGCCGCCGGCTGCGGGCCCACCCCTGCCACGCGTGCCCCGACCGCGACGAGCACGCCCGCTGGGCCGAGCGCTGGGACCGGCTGCGCGGCGAGCACGACGCGCTGGTCCGCCGCATCGAGGGCCGCACCGGCTCGATCGCGGCGGTGTTCGACCGCATCTGCGACGTGCTCGTCCGGCTCGGGTACCTCGACCGCGCCGACGGCACCCTGCACGTCACGGACGACGGCCGCTGGCTGCGCCGCCTCTACGCCGAGAACGACCTGCTGCTCGCCGAGTGCCTGCGGCGCGGCACGTTCGACGAGCTCGACCCGCCCGGCCTCGCCGCCGCCGTCTCCACGCTCGTCTTCCGTTCGCGCCGCGAGGACCAGGGCGAGCCCCGCGTGCCCGGCGGGCCCGCCAGCCGGCTCGGCGTCGCCCTCGACGGCACGCTGCGCGCCTGGTCCGAGCTCGAGGACCTCGAGGCGGAGCACCGCCTGGAGACGACCGTGCCGCTCGACCTCGGCCTCGTCGAGGCCGTGCACCGGTGGGCCGCGGGACGCAGCCTCGACGCCGTGCTGCGCGGCGGCGAGCTGTCCGCAGGCGACTTCGTGCGGTGGTGCAAGCAGGTCATCGACGTGCTCGACCAGGTCGCACAGGCGGCCCCGCACGAGCGCACCCGGACCACCGCGCGCCGCGCCGTCGACGCCGTCCGGCGAGGTGTCGTGGCGTACTCGTCGGTCTGA
- a CDS encoding helix-turn-helix transcriptional regulator, producing MAERASDRLLRMLGMITYLDRHAGVPVEEIAEQFGVTADQVLSDIDTLWVTGTPGYFPHDLIDFDAASYEQGVVRLTESRGMTRPLRLGAREAVALLAALRALDSSLRPALDPEQAAVLSSALDKLTTAAGDAAAALDVRLGLDAAPEVATAVATALRGGRRLHLRYVDASDVTTERDVDPLRLVTDDERSYLLAWCRLVDGERLFRVDRILAAAVLDLPVADHTVAPDAGEFQPGPDGELVTLHLRSPARWVAESTPVEAVRNLDDGSFEVDLRVLRPAWLRHLVLQVADDVLGVRPVRVATEVAAAARAALAAYGPLADEEG from the coding sequence ATGGCTGAGCGCGCGAGCGACCGGCTGCTGCGCATGCTCGGGATGATCACGTACCTGGACCGGCACGCGGGTGTCCCGGTGGAGGAGATCGCGGAGCAGTTCGGGGTGACGGCGGACCAGGTGCTGTCGGACATCGACACGCTGTGGGTCACGGGTACGCCGGGGTACTTCCCGCACGACCTGATCGACTTCGACGCGGCGTCGTACGAGCAGGGTGTGGTGCGGCTGACGGAGTCGCGGGGGATGACGCGCCCGTTGCGGCTGGGTGCGCGGGAGGCGGTGGCGCTGCTGGCGGCGCTGCGGGCGCTGGACTCGTCGTTGCGGCCGGCGCTCGACCCGGAGCAGGCCGCGGTGCTGTCGTCCGCGCTGGACAAGCTGACGACGGCGGCGGGTGACGCGGCGGCGGCGCTCGACGTGCGGCTGGGGCTCGACGCGGCCCCGGAGGTCGCGACGGCGGTCGCGACGGCGCTGCGCGGCGGTCGTCGTCTGCACCTGCGCTACGTGGACGCGTCGGACGTGACGACGGAGCGGGACGTGGACCCGCTGCGGCTGGTCACGGACGACGAGCGGTCGTACCTGCTCGCGTGGTGCCGACTGGTCGACGGGGAGCGGTTGTTCCGGGTGGACCGGATCCTGGCGGCGGCGGTGCTCGACCTGCCGGTGGCGGACCACACGGTGGCGCCGGACGCGGGCGAGTTCCAGCCGGGCCCGGACGGTGAGCTGGTGACGCTGCACCTGCGCAGCCCGGCGCGCTGGGTCGCGGAGAGCACGCCGGTGGAGGCGGTGCGGAACCTCGACGACGGCTCGTTCGAGGTCGACCTGCGGGTCCTGCGGCCCGCGTGGCTGCGTCATCTGGTGCTCCAGGTGGCTGACGACGTGCTCGGCGTGCGCCCGGTGCGGGTCGCGACGGAGGTCGCGGCGGCGGCGCGCGCGGCTCTGGCTGCGTACGGTCCGCTCGCGGACGAGGAAGGCTGA
- a CDS encoding diacylglycerol/lipid kinase family protein: MRHVGVVVNPTAGRGRGVEAGRRVHELLVARGMKVEDLSAPTLAQATDRARAAAVQGLDALVVVGGDGMVHLGANVVAGTALPLGIVAAGTGNDIARTLGLPRGDVEAAVGVVERALDTGPRRVDAVRVGTPEHSAHEWYVGVLSCGIDAAVNARANTMTWPRGSARYVRALAAELASFRPYGYRVTLDDRTWESAGTLVAIANVPWFGGGLKIAPDARVDDGLLDVVVAGPLSRAAVTRIFPGIYQGRHVDHPAVTVVRSRSVVVEPLVDVGATPPPAFADGERVGPLPLRVQVDPGALSVLA; the protein is encoded by the coding sequence GTGAGGCACGTCGGCGTCGTCGTGAACCCCACGGCCGGCCGGGGTCGCGGCGTCGAGGCCGGCCGACGCGTGCACGAGCTCCTCGTGGCCCGCGGCATGAAGGTCGAGGACCTGTCGGCCCCGACGCTCGCGCAGGCGACGGACCGGGCCCGGGCGGCGGCCGTGCAGGGGCTCGACGCGCTGGTCGTGGTCGGCGGCGACGGCATGGTCCATCTGGGGGCGAACGTCGTGGCGGGCACGGCGCTGCCGCTCGGCATCGTCGCGGCCGGCACGGGCAACGACATCGCCCGCACCCTCGGTCTCCCGCGCGGGGACGTCGAGGCGGCGGTGGGTGTGGTCGAGCGGGCGCTGGACACCGGTCCGCGCCGCGTCGACGCGGTCCGGGTCGGCACCCCCGAGCACTCCGCGCACGAGTGGTACGTGGGCGTGCTGTCGTGCGGCATCGACGCCGCGGTGAACGCGCGCGCCAACACCATGACGTGGCCGCGCGGCTCTGCCCGGTACGTCCGTGCGCTCGCCGCCGAGCTCGCGTCGTTCCGGCCCTACGGGTACCGGGTGACGCTCGACGACCGCACGTGGGAGTCGGCCGGCACGCTCGTCGCGATCGCGAACGTCCCGTGGTTCGGCGGCGGGCTGAAGATCGCCCCCGACGCGCGCGTCGACGACGGCCTGCTCGACGTCGTGGTCGCCGGGCCGTTGTCCCGCGCCGCGGTGACGCGCATCTTCCCCGGCATCTACCAGGGCCGGCACGTCGACCACCCGGCGGTCACCGTGGTGCGCAGCCGGTCGGTCGTCGTCGAGCCGCTGGTCGACGTCGGGGCGACCCCTCCGCCCGCGTTCGCGGACGGCGAGCGCGTCGGGCCGCTGCCGCTGCGCGTGCAGGTCGACCCGGGCGCGCTGTCCGTCCTCGCCTGA
- the tatC gene encoding twin-arginine translocase subunit TatC: MPLRAHLLELRKRLVLASIGVVLGAVLAWIFYDPVFEAIQQPLEAAGSTRDGLVSLNFAGVAAPFDMRVKITVFLGVILSSPWWLYQLWAFITPGLTRRERGYAFGFLGAAVPLFLGGALLAWYVLPHAVQLLIEFTPSGATNLVDAQTYLGFVMRVMLVFGLAFLLPVVMVALNFAGLGTAATWRKGWRWAVMIAFTFSAIMTPTPDAITMIAVAIPICLLYAGALVICTVHDRRVDRRRLAAGLPRLDGTFPDDAEAAAT, from the coding sequence ATGCCGCTGCGGGCCCACCTCCTCGAGCTGAGGAAGCGCCTCGTCCTCGCGTCCATCGGTGTCGTCCTCGGCGCCGTGCTCGCCTGGATCTTCTACGACCCCGTCTTCGAGGCCATCCAGCAGCCGCTGGAGGCCGCCGGCTCGACGCGTGACGGGCTCGTCTCCCTGAACTTCGCGGGTGTCGCCGCGCCCTTCGACATGCGCGTGAAGATCACGGTGTTCCTCGGCGTGATCCTGTCCAGCCCGTGGTGGCTCTACCAGTTGTGGGCGTTCATCACCCCGGGCCTGACGCGCCGTGAGCGCGGGTACGCGTTCGGGTTCCTCGGCGCGGCCGTGCCGCTGTTCCTGGGCGGCGCCCTGCTGGCCTGGTACGTGCTGCCGCACGCGGTGCAGCTGCTCATCGAGTTCACGCCGTCGGGTGCGACGAACCTGGTGGACGCGCAGACGTACCTCGGGTTCGTCATGCGCGTGATGCTCGTGTTCGGGCTGGCGTTCCTGCTGCCCGTGGTCATGGTCGCGCTGAACTTCGCGGGCCTGGGTACGGCGGCGACGTGGCGCAAGGGCTGGCGGTGGGCGGTGATGATCGCGTTCACGTTCAGCGCGATCATGACGCCGACGCCGGACGCGATCACGATGATCGCGGTCGCGATCCCGATCTGCCTGCTGTACGCGGGTGCGCTGGTCATCTGCACGGTGCACGACCGGCGTGTCGACCGTCGGCGTCTCGCGGCCGGGCTGCCGAGGCTCGACGGCACGTTCCCCGACGACGCCGAGGCCGCCGCCACGTGA
- a CDS encoding amidohydrolase, with product MSATLYRNGVIHSPADPFAQALLVDDGVVAWLGDDDTADGLAARADEVVDLDGALVAPGFVDAHVHVLETGLALESVPLSADAGVRSLADALDAVARAARERPAGDADTPLLGFGWDELEWPEGRPPTRAELDAAAGGAPVYLARVDVHSAVVSTALARAAGLEGLAGWSDDGRVERDAHHAAREAARRLSPERRSAVYRRALAHAAAQGVVSVHELSAPFIDTREGLVELLTTTADAASALPFVVGYRGELCVTVDDAREILAAVPGLTGIGGDLNVDGSLGSHTAALRTPYADAEGAGALYLSAEQIANHVTAVTRAGVQGGFHVIGDRAMDEVALGLRAAADVEGVEAIGGAGHRLEHAEMVDAPTLASLILLGVRLSVQPAFDAAWGGEKGMYATRLGAGRAAALNPLADLAGAGIPLAFGSDAPVTPVDPWAGVRAAVQHTAPEQRISARAAFRASTRGGWRLAGLDHTGAGELRVGAPAHLAVWRAEHLVVQAPDGRLASWSTDARAGTPLLPYLGPDEESPRCLRTVRDGVVLFDALG from the coding sequence GTGAGCGCGACCCTCTACCGCAACGGCGTCATCCACTCCCCGGCCGACCCGTTCGCGCAGGCGCTGCTCGTCGACGACGGCGTCGTGGCCTGGCTCGGCGACGACGACACGGCCGACGGGCTGGCGGCCCGCGCCGACGAGGTCGTCGACCTGGACGGCGCGCTCGTCGCCCCCGGCTTCGTCGACGCGCACGTGCACGTCCTCGAGACCGGTCTCGCCCTCGAGAGCGTCCCGCTGTCCGCCGACGCCGGCGTCCGGTCCCTCGCCGACGCGCTCGACGCCGTCGCCCGAGCGGCCCGCGAGCGCCCTGCGGGCGACGCCGACACCCCGCTGCTCGGGTTCGGGTGGGACGAGCTCGAGTGGCCCGAGGGGCGACCGCCGACGCGCGCCGAGCTCGACGCCGCCGCCGGGGGAGCACCCGTGTACCTCGCCCGCGTCGACGTGCACTCCGCGGTCGTGTCGACCGCCCTCGCCCGCGCGGCGGGTCTGGAGGGCCTGGCCGGGTGGTCCGACGACGGCCGCGTGGAGCGCGACGCGCACCACGCCGCCCGCGAGGCCGCCCGCCGCCTCTCGCCCGAGCGCCGTTCCGCGGTGTACCGGCGGGCGCTCGCGCACGCGGCCGCGCAGGGTGTCGTGTCGGTGCACGAGCTGAGCGCGCCGTTCATCGACACCCGTGAGGGCCTGGTCGAGCTGCTCACGACGACGGCGGACGCCGCGAGCGCGTTGCCGTTCGTCGTCGGCTACCGCGGTGAGCTGTGCGTGACCGTGGACGACGCGCGCGAGATCCTGGCGGCGGTCCCCGGCCTCACGGGCATCGGCGGCGACCTCAACGTCGACGGGTCGCTCGGCTCGCACACCGCGGCCCTGCGCACGCCCTACGCGGACGCCGAGGGCGCTGGCGCGCTGTACCTGTCCGCGGAGCAGATCGCGAACCACGTCACCGCGGTGACGCGTGCCGGCGTGCAGGGCGGGTTCCACGTGATCGGTGACCGCGCGATGGACGAGGTCGCCCTGGGCCTGCGGGCGGCCGCCGACGTCGAGGGTGTCGAGGCGATCGGCGGGGCGGGGCACCGCCTGGAGCATGCCGAGATGGTCGACGCCCCGACCCTCGCGTCGCTGATCCTGCTCGGTGTGCGGCTGAGCGTGCAGCCCGCGTTCGACGCCGCCTGGGGCGGGGAGAAGGGGATGTACGCCACGCGGCTGGGCGCCGGTCGGGCGGCGGCGCTGAACCCGCTGGCGGACCTCGCCGGGGCGGGCATCCCGCTCGCGTTCGGCTCGGACGCGCCCGTGACGCCCGTCGACCCGTGGGCGGGCGTGCGGGCTGCCGTCCAGCACACGGCGCCCGAGCAGCGCATCTCGGCGCGGGCCGCGTTCCGTGCGTCGACACGCGGCGGGTGGCGTCTCGCGGGGCTGGACCACACCGGTGCGGGCGAGCTGCGCGTCGGCGCCCCCGCGCACCTGGCGGTGTGGCGGGCCGAGCACCTGGTCGTGCAGGCGCCCGACGGACGGCTCGCGTCGTGGAGCACCGACGCCCGGGCGGGCACGCCGCTGCTGCCGTACCTCGGGCCCGACGAGGAGTCGCCGCGGTGCCTGCGGACGGTCCGCGACGGCGTCGTCCTGTTCGACGCGCTCGGCTGA
- the lnt gene encoding apolipoprotein N-acyltransferase, whose amino-acid sequence MPVREPSRWWAVGLALISGLVTRAAFPAPGWWPAAFLGMALLYLAMRRDSARWNALVGFVWGIAFFGPLITWANDAVGLVPWLALTVLEASYVALFGAAWAWARRGEAVWRNGGLQVVVFAVLWVAAEDLRSTWPFGGFPWGRLAFSQADSPLVAFASWAGTPLVSGLVVVVGVLIGRAVVTVARGAVLRAAGAVALAAAVAVGGVLVPLATAEQAGVLRVGAVQGNVPGTGLDAFGQRSAVLGNHVTGTLALLDHVQPGELDVVLWPENGTDIDPQVDERAADLIDSAASAVDAPMLVGTVEYPPEGGRYNTAVLWVPGEGVVSTYTKQHPAPFAEYIPMRSFVRHFSSAVDTVTRDMLPGDRPGYVPLESDRLGRTVGIGDVICFEVAYDSLVRDAVRAGGEVLVVQTNNASFGRSDESTQQLAMSRLRAVEHGRATVQISTVGVSAVIGPDGTVSQQTGLFTAEQMVADLPLRTTWTPATALGPWPGLVVDALAVCMVVAGAFGARRVPRPDRTESAA is encoded by the coding sequence GTGCCTGTCCGTGAACCCTCCCGCTGGTGGGCCGTCGGTCTCGCCCTGATCAGCGGCCTGGTCACGCGCGCGGCGTTCCCCGCACCCGGCTGGTGGCCGGCCGCGTTCCTCGGGATGGCGCTCCTGTACCTCGCGATGCGCCGCGACAGCGCCCGCTGGAACGCGCTCGTCGGGTTCGTGTGGGGCATCGCGTTCTTCGGCCCGCTGATCACGTGGGCGAACGACGCGGTCGGCCTCGTGCCGTGGCTCGCGCTCACCGTCCTCGAGGCGTCGTACGTGGCGCTGTTCGGCGCTGCCTGGGCCTGGGCGCGGCGCGGCGAGGCGGTGTGGCGCAACGGTGGGCTCCAGGTCGTCGTGTTCGCGGTGCTGTGGGTCGCGGCCGAGGACCTCCGGTCGACGTGGCCGTTCGGTGGCTTCCCGTGGGGGCGCCTCGCGTTCTCGCAGGCCGACTCGCCGCTCGTCGCGTTCGCGTCCTGGGCGGGCACGCCGCTCGTCTCCGGGCTCGTCGTCGTCGTGGGCGTGCTCATCGGACGCGCGGTCGTCACCGTCGCCCGCGGGGCCGTGCTGCGCGCGGCCGGCGCCGTCGCCCTGGCCGCGGCCGTCGCCGTCGGCGGGGTCCTCGTCCCGCTCGCGACGGCCGAGCAGGCGGGCGTCCTGCGGGTCGGCGCGGTCCAGGGCAACGTCCCCGGGACCGGGCTCGACGCGTTCGGTCAACGCTCCGCGGTGCTCGGCAACCACGTCACCGGCACGCTCGCGCTCCTCGACCACGTGCAGCCCGGGGAGCTCGACGTCGTGCTGTGGCCCGAGAACGGCACCGACATCGACCCGCAGGTCGACGAGCGCGCCGCGGACCTCATCGACTCCGCCGCGAGCGCGGTGGACGCCCCGATGCTCGTCGGGACCGTCGAGTACCCGCCCGAGGGCGGTCGGTACAACACCGCCGTGCTGTGGGTGCCCGGTGAGGGCGTCGTCTCGACCTACACCAAGCAGCACCCGGCGCCGTTCGCCGAGTACATCCCCATGCGGTCGTTCGTGCGGCACTTCTCGTCGGCCGTCGACACCGTGACCCGCGACATGCTGCCCGGCGACCGCCCGGGGTACGTCCCGCTCGAATCCGACCGTCTCGGCCGAACTGTGGGCATAGGGGACGTCATCTGCTTCGAGGTCGCCTACGATTCGCTGGTCCGGGACGCGGTGCGCGCCGGGGGAGAGGTGCTCGTCGTCCAGACGAACAACGCCTCCTTCGGCCGGAGCGACGAGTCGACCCAGCAGCTCGCGATGTCGCGGCTGCGGGCCGTCGAGCACGGCCGCGCGACGGTGCAGATCTCGACCGTCGGCGTGAGCGCGGTGATCGGTCCCGACGGGACCGTCAGCCAGCAGACCGGCCTGTTCACCGCCGAGCAGATGGTCGCGGACCTGCCCCTGCGCACCACCTGGACACCGGCGACGGCGCTGGGCCCCTGGCCCGGGCTCGTCGTCGACGCCCTCGCGGTGTGCATGGTGGTCGCCGGAGCCTTCGGCGCTCGTCGCGTGCCCCGTCCGGACCGAACAGAGAGCGCGGCATGA
- the tatA gene encoding Sec-independent protein translocase subunit TatA — protein MIRNLSAWHIIVLVLVVLLLFGANRLPGLAKSVGQSMKIFKSEVKDLRDDDKRPDEPTEGTTPPKV, from the coding sequence GTGATCCGAAACCTGAGCGCCTGGCACATCATCGTGCTGGTGCTGGTCGTCCTGCTGCTGTTCGGGGCGAACCGCCTCCCGGGGCTCGCCAAGAGCGTCGGCCAGTCGATGAAGATCTTCAAGTCCGAGGTGAAGGACCTGCGGGACGACGACAAGCGTCCTGACGAGCCGACCGAGGGCACCACGCCTCCGAAGGTCTGA